One stretch of Niallia sp. XMNu-256 DNA includes these proteins:
- a CDS encoding YbaB/EbfC family nucleoid-associated protein, with protein MGGMGNMQKMMKQMQKMQKDMAKAQEDLGEQKIEGTAGGGMVTVVVTGHKEVVDVIIKEEVVDPEDIEMLQDLVLAATNEALKKVDEITEQTMGKFTKGMNLPGMF; from the coding sequence ATGGGTGGCATGGGAAACATGCAAAAGATGATGAAGCAAATGCAAAAGATGCAAAAGGATATGGCGAAAGCCCAAGAAGATCTGGGAGAACAAAAAATTGAAGGCACAGCTGGTGGCGGCATGGTAACTGTTGTAGTAACAGGCCATAAGGAAGTAGTGGACGTCATTATAAAAGAAGAAGTTGTTGACCCTGAAGATATAGAAATGCTTCAAGATTTAGTGCTAGCTGCAACGAATGAAGCTTTGAAAAAGGTTGATGAAATAACAGAACAGACAATGGGGAAATTCACAAAGGGAATGAATCTTCCAGGGATGTTCTAG
- the recR gene encoding recombination mediator RecR produces the protein MHYPEPISKLIDSFMKLPGIGPKTAVRLAFFVLNMKEDTVLDFAKALVNAKRNLTYCSICGHITDQDPCYICEDQRRNRGVICVVQDPKDVIAMEKMKEFNGLYHVLNGAISPMDGIGPEDINIPSLLKRLQDETVQEVILATNPNIEGEATAMYISRLIKPSGIKTTRIAHGLPVGGDLEYADEVTLSKALEGRREL, from the coding sequence ATGCATTATCCTGAACCAATATCGAAACTGATTGACAGTTTTATGAAATTGCCAGGAATCGGCCCGAAAACGGCTGTTCGTCTGGCTTTTTTTGTTCTAAATATGAAAGAAGACACCGTTTTAGACTTTGCTAAGGCACTAGTAAATGCAAAAAGAAATTTGACATATTGTTCCATTTGCGGGCATATCACCGATCAGGATCCATGTTATATATGTGAGGACCAAAGGAGAAACAGAGGTGTTATCTGCGTTGTCCAGGATCCGAAAGATGTAATTGCAATGGAAAAAATGAAGGAGTTCAATGGTCTCTATCATGTCTTAAATGGAGCAATCTCGCCAATGGATGGAATTGGACCCGAGGATATTAATATTCCATCTCTTTTAAAAAGATTGCAAGATGAAACCGTTCAAGAGGTCATACTTGCAACAAACCCGAATATTGAAGGGGAAGCAACTGCAATGTATATCTCGAGATTAATTAAGCCTTCAGGGATCAAGACAACAAGAATAGCTCATGGTTTACCAGTTGGTGGAGATCTTGAATATGCCGATGAAGTGACTTTATCAAAGGCATTGGAAGGAAGAAGAGAATTATAG
- a CDS encoding YaaL family protein — MFFRRKGKLRVEFGEQLVEQVRQAKEDWDRQKSLFEKSIDPFGEMEIQTEVMKAKYFFLLREAKKRKISMLKSHLN, encoded by the coding sequence ATGTTTTTTCGAAGAAAAGGGAAATTGAGGGTGGAATTTGGTGAACAACTTGTAGAACAAGTAAGACAAGCCAAGGAAGACTGGGATCGTCAAAAAAGCCTATTTGAAAAAAGCATCGATCCTTTTGGTGAAATGGAGATTCAAACAGAAGTTATGAAAGCAAAGTATTTTTTTCTATTGCGTGAGGCAAAAAAGCGGAAAATTAGCATGCTGAAATCTCATCTTAATTAA
- a CDS encoding pro-sigmaK processing inhibitor BofA family protein → MEPIVVIAILGLIIFLLLFAGSSFKPIRLISQGVVKLIIGALFLFFLNIIGNQFGIHVPINLVTSAVSGILGIPGLFALVAIDMWII, encoded by the coding sequence TTGGAACCTATTGTCGTTATTGCTATATTAGGACTAATTATTTTTTTGTTACTTTTTGCTGGTAGTTCATTTAAACCCATTCGACTAATCAGCCAAGGAGTGGTAAAACTAATTATCGGTGCACTATTTTTATTTTTCCTTAATATTATCGGCAACCAGTTTGGGATTCACGTACCAATTAATTTAGTTACTTCTGCTGTGTCTGGAATATTAGGGATACCTGGCTTATTTGCTCTAGTAGCAATAGATATGTGGATTATATAA
- a CDS encoding sigma factor G inhibitor Gin codes for MNSATRDERGEVCVICEVHKEKGIHLYTSFICSDCEKDMIATETNDPKYKYFLSKLRKVTAPEIFS; via the coding sequence GTGAATTCAGCGACAAGGGACGAAAGAGGAGAAGTATGTGTGATTTGTGAAGTTCATAAAGAAAAGGGAATCCATCTGTATACTTCATTTATTTGTTCAGATTGTGAAAAGGATATGATTGCGACTGAAACAAATGACCCAAAGTATAAATACTTTCTGAGTAAGTTAAGAAAGGTAACAGCACCAGAGATCTTTTCTTAG
- a CDS encoding aminotransferase class I/II-fold pyridoxal phosphate-dependent enzyme, with protein MNHSITPLYNRLINHIKKHPISFHVPGHKQGIIFTEPFSYFHDILNLDVTELTGLDDLHCPEGVIKEAQDLLASLYKVNKSYFLVNGSTVGNLAMILAAIKENDEVLVQRNSHKSVLNGIELAGGKPVFLDPEYNEQWAISQGVSREMVQHALDMFPNAKALVLTYPNYYGQVNDLEGIIKITHSKNIPVLVDEAHGAHFITGGAYPKSAVQLGADIVVQSAHKTLPAMTMGSFLHINSRYISVESIEKYLHILQSSSPSYPILASLDLARSYAATYEDDDHEYLKKEIETFKNKLHQLDQINVLESSEGDLLKLTIQTANELSGFQMQSLFEEKGIYTEMADPANVLLVLPLLKRGMDFPFDKVVDTIASSLNPYKIQRRTIIKSKYQPRVSTLVIHSNQFTQWKVKEVNLRQSIDGIAAEPVTPYPPGIPILMPGERITETVVEQIEGLIETGARFQGNPRIYKRLIYIFEKQ; from the coding sequence ATGAATCATTCAATAACCCCTTTATATAATAGATTAATCAATCATATTAAGAAACATCCAATTTCCTTCCATGTTCCAGGGCATAAACAGGGGATAATTTTTACAGAACCGTTTTCATATTTTCATGACATACTTAATTTAGATGTAACTGAGTTAACGGGTTTAGATGATCTTCATTGCCCTGAAGGAGTTATAAAAGAAGCTCAGGATCTTTTGGCGTCTTTATATAAAGTTAATAAGAGCTATTTCTTAGTAAATGGATCAACGGTAGGCAATCTAGCTATGATATTGGCTGCTATAAAAGAGAATGATGAGGTACTAGTTCAGCGAAATAGTCATAAGTCTGTCCTTAATGGGATTGAATTGGCAGGGGGCAAACCTGTTTTCCTAGACCCTGAATACAATGAACAATGGGCTATTTCTCAAGGAGTTTCTCGAGAAATGGTTCAACATGCACTAGATATGTTTCCAAATGCTAAGGCGCTTGTTCTCACATATCCGAATTATTACGGACAGGTTAATGATCTTGAAGGCATTATTAAAATCACGCATAGCAAGAATATCCCTGTTTTGGTTGATGAGGCACATGGTGCTCATTTTATTACAGGGGGGGCATATCCAAAATCAGCCGTTCAATTAGGAGCTGATATAGTCGTTCAATCTGCACATAAAACTCTCCCTGCCATGACCATGGGTTCGTTTTTACATATAAATAGTCGATATATTTCAGTTGAATCGATAGAAAAATACCTTCATATTTTGCAGTCAAGCAGTCCGTCCTATCCAATTTTAGCTTCACTTGATCTAGCGAGAAGCTATGCAGCGACCTATGAGGATGACGATCATGAATACTTAAAGAAGGAAATAGAAACTTTTAAAAATAAACTCCATCAATTGGATCAAATTAATGTACTTGAGAGCAGTGAAGGGGATTTGCTTAAACTTACCATTCAAACAGCGAATGAATTAAGTGGATTTCAAATGCAATCTTTGTTTGAAGAAAAAGGTATTTATACAGAAATGGCTGACCCAGCTAATGTCTTACTCGTTCTTCCACTTTTAAAAAGGGGGATGGACTTTCCCTTCGATAAGGTAGTTGATACCATAGCTAGTTCATTAAACCCCTATAAAATACAGAGAAGGACAATCATTAAATCTAAATATCAGCCAAGAGTTTCAACTCTAGTCATTCATTCAAATCAATTTACCCAATGGAAGGTAAAAGAGGTTAATTTAAGGCAATCAATAGATGGAATTGCTGCAGAGCCAGTTACTCCTTATCCACCAGGAATTCCGATATTAATGCCTGGAGAGAGAATCACAGAAACAGTTGTTGAGCAAATAGAAGGTTTAATCGAAACTGGGGCAAGGTTTCAAGGGAATCCGAGAATTTACAAGCGATTAATCTATATTTTTGAAAAACAGTGA
- the tmk gene encoding dTMP kinase yields the protein MGYFITLEGVEGSGKSTLIQNLKEFVGSIGREVIVTREPGGIDISEQIRSVILDTKNTKMDGRTEALLYAAARRQHLVERIIPSLQEGKVVLCDRFIDSSLAYQGYARELGIDEVLSINEFAIGSFMPDLTIYLDLDPEIGLSRIRKNKGREVNRLDLEEIHFHKKVREGYEAVIKRFPERIVTVDANQEFNKVFADVKEVFLDRAKEIFN from the coding sequence ATGGGTTATTTTATTACTCTTGAAGGTGTAGAAGGCTCTGGAAAATCTACGCTTATTCAAAATTTAAAGGAATTTGTCGGAAGTATCGGTAGAGAGGTTATTGTTACTAGGGAACCGGGTGGAATTGATATCTCTGAACAAATACGCTCAGTTATTTTGGATACAAAAAATACAAAAATGGATGGCCGCACGGAAGCATTGCTTTACGCTGCAGCTAGAAGACAGCATTTAGTTGAGCGAATCATCCCTTCGTTACAGGAGGGAAAGGTTGTCTTATGTGATCGGTTTATTGATAGCAGTTTAGCTTATCAAGGTTATGCTAGAGAGCTTGGCATTGATGAGGTTTTATCGATCAACGAATTTGCAATTGGAAGTTTTATGCCAGATTTAACAATATACTTAGATTTGGATCCTGAAATTGGTTTGAGTCGGATTCGTAAAAATAAAGGGAGAGAGGTCAACAGGCTGGATTTAGAGGAAATTCACTTTCATAAGAAGGTTCGAGAAGGTTATGAGGCTGTTATAAAGAGGTTCCCTGAGAGAATCGTGACAGTAGATGCAAACCAGGAATTTAATAAAGTATTTGCAGATGTAAAAGAGGTATTTTTGGATAGAGCAAAGGAAATATTTAACTAG